A part of Hippea maritima DSM 10411 genomic DNA contains:
- a CDS encoding outer membrane protein assembly factor BamD encodes MKKTIALLGICAIALAGCSSHKKIIPKEEEKPAYEWYNEGIQDYINHDYSEAEHALTMINAQHPGSIYAKRATIALGDVYFAKGEYILARDYYRKFIKLYPNSKEAVYAKYHIALSFYKARNGYKCDATPVREAIKEFLDLLDKYPNNPYKDKIYYYITKSVEELYKHELFVAKFYADLDEFNAAKNRLNYMYKHFKNVNFNDEMLFLLGKVYYHLGKKQQAKEFFKELIKKYPNSDYAGKAKEFINESSH; translated from the coding sequence GTGAAAAAAACCATAGCATTGTTGGGTATTTGCGCTATAGCTTTAGCAGGATGTTCATCTCATAAAAAAATTATACCAAAAGAAGAAGAAAAGCCTGCTTATGAATGGTACAACGAGGGTATTCAAGACTACATAAACCACGACTATTCCGAAGCAGAGCACGCATTGACAATGATAAATGCCCAACACCCGGGGAGCATCTATGCAAAGAGGGCAACCATTGCTCTGGGTGACGTTTATTTTGCCAAAGGTGAATATATACTAGCCAGAGATTATTATAGAAAGTTTATAAAACTATACCCAAACAGCAAAGAAGCAGTTTATGCAAAATACCACATAGCCTTAAGTTTTTACAAAGCAAGAAACGGTTATAAATGTGATGCAACACCGGTAAGGGAAGCAATCAAAGAATTTTTAGACCTTTTAGACAAATACCCAAACAATCCATACAAGGATAAAATTTACTACTACATAACAAAGAGCGTTGAGGAGCTATACAAACACGAGCTATTTGTAGCAAAGTTTTATGCAGATTTAGATGAATTTAACGCAGCCAAAAATAGACTCAATTACATGTATAAACACTTCAAAAATGTAAATTTCAATGATGAGATGTTGTTTTTATTGGGTAAAGTTTACTACCATTTAGGTAAAAAACAGCAAGCAAAAGAATTTTTCAAAGAATTAATAAAAAAATACCCAAATAGCGACTACGCAGGAAAAGCAAAAGAATTTATAAATGAGTCAAGCCATTAG
- a CDS encoding Hsp20/alpha crystallin family protein — MSQAIREIVRLLLIEKGPLWEPPCDIFEHKGVFTIELEITDLDTNKLSININDGKKITITGVKHKTIFKSSNYLRAERFFGSFKKQLDLPCSVRLKNIDYSDGILKITLIKE, encoded by the coding sequence ATGAGTCAAGCCATTAGAGAAATTGTAAGGCTCCTTTTAATAGAAAAAGGTCCATTATGGGAGCCACCATGCGATATCTTTGAGCATAAGGGTGTATTTACAATAGAGTTAGAGATAACAGACCTTGATACAAATAAATTGAGTATTAATATCAACGATGGAAAAAAAATAACAATTACGGGGGTCAAACACAAAACAATTTTTAAAAGCTCAAATTACCTAAGAGCAGAAAGGTTTTTTGGAAGCTTTAAAAAGCAGTTAGATCTACCCTGCTCTGTCAGGCTTAAAAATATAGATTACTCAGATGGTATTTTAAAAATAACACTAATAAAGGAGTGA
- the rpmE gene encoding 50S ribosomal protein L31: MKKGIHPEYKITTIRCACGNEIVTRSTVENLTVQVCSKCHPYFTGKQRIVDETGRVEKFNRKYRRNQNKEN, from the coding sequence ATGAAAAAGGGTATACATCCTGAGTACAAAATCACGACAATCAGATGTGCTTGCGGAAACGAGATAGTAACGAGGTCAACGGTGGAAAACTTAACCGTTCAGGTCTGCTCAAAATGTCATCCATATTTTACAGGTAAGCAGAGAATCGTTGACGAGACCGGAAGGGTTGAGAAGTTCAACAGGAAATACAGAAGAAACCAAAATAAAGAAAATTAG
- a CDS encoding YkgJ family cysteine cluster protein encodes MIKKDGFQFCFDDTFCKTCKAKCCIGDGYVFLNDKDIENLYTFLGISKEDFLNKYTRKVFGKVVLIDLVIKNEKRCVFLDDNYRCEVYPKRPFQCKSFPFWEKLRSFSLDELKKLCPAIKPCR; translated from the coding sequence ATGATAAAAAAGGACGGTTTTCAGTTCTGTTTTGACGATACGTTTTGTAAAACCTGTAAAGCTAAATGTTGCATAGGGGATGGATATGTATTCCTGAATGATAAAGATATTGAAAACTTATACACATTTTTGGGAATATCAAAAGAAGACTTCCTAAATAAATACACAAGAAAGGTTTTTGGTAAGGTTGTACTCATAGACCTTGTTATAAAAAATGAGAAACGGTGCGTGTTTTTGGATGATAATTACAGATGTGAGGTCTATCCTAAAAGGCCATTCCAATGCAAAAGCTTTCCGTTTTGGGAAAAACTCAGGTCATTCTCTTTGGATGAACTAAAAAAACTCTGTCCGGCCATCAAACCATGCAGATAA
- the lon gene encoding endopeptidase La: MEQDTDNRDIINLPDTLPVLPLRDMVVFPYMIIPLFVGRDFSIKAIDEALSKDRIIVTLTQKKADINEPKEDELYTTGTACLILRMLKMPDGRVKVLVQGLKKVKVRNFTQLKPYMEAEVEEKVDIPPLSEHEEMETEALMRAVKDQLQQLSAYNKNIPNDIVVIANNIEEPDKFTDIIASNLQLKTYVAQELLEIPLVIERLKRLNEILDKELQLLALQTKIQNQAKEEISKTQKEYFLREQMKAIKKELGEGDISDEIEELKEKIKKAKMPKEAQKEAEKQLLRLSKMHPDSAEANVIRTYLDWLIAMPWSKRSQEKINIKEVERILNEDHYDIKEAKLRILEYLSVKKLKKDMKGPILCFVGPPGVGKTSLAKSIARAINRKLVRISLGGVRDEAEIRGHRRTYVGALPGRIIQGLKQAGVKNPVFVLDEIDKLSRDFSGDPASALLEALDPEQNSEFEDHYLGVPFDLSEVFFITTANTTETIPPPLLDRMEVIRLSGYTVEEKMKIAKKYIIPKQIKEHGLDKFEVKFTDGAIRKIIENYTREAGVRNLEKTIAKVLRKIAKEIAEGSKQTSFQITSNNLLKYLGVPSFSVDEKLDKNYIGIATGLAWTPVGGSVLFIEVSKVKGSGKLLLTGSLGDVMKESAQAALTFARSRYEMLGLDENFYEKYDLHIHVPEGATPKDGPSAGITIATAIISCLTETPVRHDIAMTGEITLTGRVLPIGGLKEKTLAALRAGINEIIVPYDNKKDAEEVQNQIKSKKLKYHFVKTMEEVLDKALAKPIK, translated from the coding sequence ATGGAACAGGATACCGACAACAGAGATATAATAAACCTTCCAGACACCCTACCGGTTCTGCCGTTAAGGGATATGGTAGTGTTTCCTTATATGATAATCCCCTTGTTTGTGGGAAGGGATTTCTCCATAAAGGCTATAGATGAGGCCCTATCAAAAGATAGAATAATAGTAACACTAACACAGAAAAAAGCAGATATAAATGAACCCAAAGAAGACGAGCTTTACACAACAGGAACGGCGTGTTTGATATTGAGAATGTTAAAGATGCCCGATGGGCGAGTTAAGGTTTTGGTTCAAGGTCTTAAGAAGGTTAAGGTTAGAAATTTCACACAGTTAAAGCCATATATGGAAGCAGAAGTTGAAGAGAAAGTAGATATACCTCCACTCAGCGAACATGAAGAAATGGAAACGGAGGCCCTTATGAGGGCTGTTAAGGACCAACTTCAACAGCTCTCAGCATATAATAAAAATATACCTAATGACATAGTAGTAATAGCCAACAACATAGAGGAACCTGACAAATTTACAGACATTATAGCAAGTAATCTGCAGTTAAAAACATACGTGGCCCAGGAATTATTAGAGATTCCTCTTGTTATAGAAAGATTAAAAAGATTAAATGAAATACTTGATAAAGAACTCCAACTTTTGGCCCTCCAGACAAAAATACAAAATCAAGCCAAAGAGGAAATATCAAAAACACAAAAGGAATATTTCCTGCGCGAGCAGATGAAGGCCATTAAAAAGGAATTAGGTGAGGGAGATATCTCCGATGAAATAGAAGAGCTAAAAGAAAAGATAAAAAAGGCCAAAATGCCGAAAGAGGCACAAAAAGAGGCCGAAAAGCAACTCCTAAGGCTCTCTAAAATGCACCCCGACTCAGCCGAAGCAAATGTTATTAGAACATATTTAGATTGGCTTATAGCAATGCCATGGAGTAAACGCTCACAAGAGAAGATAAACATAAAAGAGGTTGAGCGCATACTAAATGAAGATCATTACGATATAAAGGAAGCAAAACTAAGGATATTGGAATACTTATCAGTTAAGAAACTCAAAAAAGACATGAAAGGTCCTATTCTGTGTTTTGTAGGACCGCCAGGTGTAGGCAAAACATCATTAGCAAAATCCATAGCCAGGGCAATAAACAGAAAACTTGTTAGAATCTCTTTGGGTGGTGTTAGGGATGAGGCTGAGATAAGGGGACATAGAAGAACCTATGTAGGAGCACTGCCTGGAAGGATTATACAAGGCCTAAAACAGGCAGGCGTGAAAAACCCTGTGTTTGTATTGGATGAAATAGATAAACTCTCAAGGGATTTTAGTGGTGATCCGGCAAGTGCATTACTTGAAGCATTAGATCCAGAGCAAAACAGCGAGTTTGAAGACCATTATTTGGGTGTACCGTTTGACCTATCCGAAGTATTTTTTATAACAACAGCAAATACAACAGAAACAATACCCCCTCCGCTTCTTGACAGAATGGAGGTAATCAGATTATCCGGCTACACCGTGGAAGAAAAAATGAAGATAGCAAAAAAATACATAATACCAAAACAGATAAAAGAGCATGGCCTGGATAAATTCGAAGTGAAATTCACAGACGGTGCTATAAGGAAAATCATAGAAAACTACACTCGTGAAGCTGGTGTAAGAAACTTAGAAAAAACAATAGCAAAAGTATTAAGAAAAATAGCAAAGGAAATAGCAGAAGGCTCAAAGCAGACAAGTTTCCAAATTACATCAAACAACTTGCTAAAATATTTGGGCGTTCCCAGCTTCAGTGTAGATGAAAAGCTCGATAAAAACTACATAGGCATAGCAACAGGTCTTGCCTGGACGCCGGTGGGTGGAAGTGTACTGTTTATAGAGGTTTCAAAAGTAAAAGGCTCAGGCAAGCTCCTGCTTACAGGCTCACTGGGTGATGTAATGAAAGAGTCTGCCCAAGCAGCGTTAACATTTGCAAGAAGCAGATATGAAATGTTAGGATTAGACGAGAACTTTTATGAAAAATACGACCTGCATATACATGTACCAGAAGGGGCAACACCAAAGGACGGGCCAAGCGCTGGCATAACCATAGCTACAGCTATTATATCATGTTTAACGGAAACCCCTGTAAGGCATGACATAGCCATGACAGGTGAAATAACCTTAACAGGAAGGGTTCTGCCAATAGGAGGACTAAAAGAAAAAACCTTAGCAGCGCTAAGAGCAGGGATAAATGAAATTATTGTACCTTATGATAATAAAAAGGATGCCGAAGAGGTACAAAACCAGATAAAATCTAAAAAACTTAAATACCACTTTGTAAAAACAATGGAAGAAGTGCTTGATAAAGCACTAGCAAAGCCCATAAAGTGA
- a CDS encoding UDP-glucose dehydrogenase family protein translates to MRLTMIGSGYVGLVTGACFSEMGNRVICVDIDRQKIEKLKKGIVPIFEPGLDKIIKKNLEKGNIEFTTDIAYGVKNSDIVFIAVGTPQSEDGSADLNHVLKAAESIGRYMDHEMIVVDKSTVPVGTADRVRSVIEKKLKERYGENIPFEFDVVSNPEFLKEGDAVADFMKPDRVVVGANSEKSMKIMKELYRPFTLNHERFIAMDIRSAELTKYAANAMLATKISFINEISRIAEALGADINMVRVGIGSDRRIGYHFIYPGVGYGGSCFPKDVRALEKMAVDADIEPAIIKATQKVNFSQRYYFLKKILNRFGDNLSSMTFAVWGLAFKPQTDDMREAPSITIINELTKLGATINAYDPEAMENAKNFWLKDNKHVNYFNNKYDTLNGAEAMILITEWKEFRSPDFYEIKKRLKNPIIFDGRNQYNKEFLKEFGFEYYQIGVRA, encoded by the coding sequence ATGAGACTTACAATGATAGGAAGCGGCTATGTAGGGCTTGTTACGGGGGCTTGCTTTTCTGAGATGGGAAATAGGGTAATCTGCGTGGATATAGATAGGCAAAAAATAGAGAAACTAAAAAAGGGTATTGTTCCTATATTTGAGCCTGGCCTTGATAAGATCATAAAAAAGAATTTAGAGAAGGGGAATATTGAGTTTACAACCGATATAGCCTACGGCGTGAAAAATAGCGATATTGTCTTTATAGCCGTTGGTACGCCTCAGTCTGAAGATGGAAGTGCAGACCTTAACCATGTTTTAAAAGCCGCAGAAAGCATTGGGCGGTATATGGACCATGAGATGATAGTGGTTGACAAATCGACTGTTCCTGTAGGAACAGCAGATAGGGTTAGATCTGTTATTGAAAAGAAACTTAAAGAGAGATACGGTGAAAACATTCCATTTGAATTTGATGTTGTATCGAATCCTGAATTTTTAAAAGAAGGTGATGCTGTAGCCGATTTCATGAAACCAGACAGGGTTGTTGTGGGCGCCAATAGCGAAAAATCAATGAAAATAATGAAAGAGCTTTATAGGCCGTTTACCTTAAATCATGAGCGTTTCATAGCTATGGATATCAGGAGTGCAGAACTTACAAAATATGCAGCAAACGCCATGTTAGCCACAAAGATATCTTTTATAAATGAAATTTCCCGCATTGCAGAGGCTTTAGGGGCAGATATAAACATGGTAAGAGTAGGCATAGGAAGCGATAGAAGAATCGGTTATCACTTTATATACCCTGGAGTAGGCTATGGAGGCAGTTGTTTTCCAAAGGATGTTAGGGCACTTGAGAAGATGGCCGTTGATGCAGATATAGAACCTGCAATAATAAAGGCTACCCAGAAGGTGAATTTCTCTCAGCGCTACTACTTCTTAAAAAAGATACTAAATAGATTCGGAGATAATCTAAGCTCAATGACTTTCGCTGTATGGGGGCTGGCCTTTAAGCCACAAACAGATGATATGAGAGAGGCGCCTTCAATCACAATAATAAATGAATTAACAAAGTTAGGTGCCACGATAAATGCTTACGACCCAGAGGCTATGGAAAACGCCAAAAACTTTTGGTTGAAAGATAATAAACATGTAAACTACTTCAATAACAAATACGATACACTCAACGGTGCTGAGGCAATGATTCTGATAACCGAATGGAAGGAATTCAGGAGCCCTGATTTTTACGAAATAAAAAAGAGGCTTAAAAACCCAATAATATTTGACGGCAGAAATCAATACAACAAAGAATTTTTGAAGGAGTTTGGTTTTGAATATTATCAGATAGGTGTGAGGGCTTAA
- a CDS encoding DUF721 domain-containing protein, producing the protein MIRSVGEIIEKELAKDNKWKIVNLSSYVYEAIKAVMGEGLSSHIEMSGFKDGIIWIKTPSSVFSQELSLWENQIIEKVNGIFKEPVLKGIRFREAWHGRQRQTFRRRD; encoded by the coding sequence ATGATACGAAGCGTCGGAGAAATTATAGAGAAAGAGTTAGCGAAAGATAATAAGTGGAAGATTGTAAATTTATCTTCTTATGTTTATGAAGCTATAAAGGCAGTAATGGGTGAAGGTTTATCTTCGCATATAGAGATGTCCGGCTTCAAGGATGGCATAATCTGGATAAAAACGCCAAGCTCCGTGTTTTCTCAAGAATTGTCATTATGGGAAAATCAGATAATAGAGAAGGTTAATGGCATATTTAAAGAACCCGTTTTAAAAGGTATAAGGTTTAGAGAGGCTTGGCATGGAAGACAAAGACAGACTTTCAGAAGAAGAGATTAA
- the nth gene encoding endonuclease III, translated as MNQILERIKKHYPQPKLELNFSTPFELLVALVLSARCTDKLTNKITPKLFEIFPTPEALKEADYDELNELISSCSMHNTKAKNLIAIAKALCEYHNCKVPESLEELTKLPGIGRKTANIILSFGFGIPAVGVDTHVLRMANRLGISDSKKADVVEEEIKQKIPKEDWIVFYSGLILHGRHICKAKKPNCDECFLNDICPKIGVK; from the coding sequence ATGAACCAGATATTGGAGAGGATTAAAAAACACTATCCACAGCCCAAATTAGAACTCAACTTTTCAACTCCGTTTGAGCTACTAGTTGCTTTAGTGCTGTCTGCAAGATGCACAGATAAGCTAACAAACAAAATAACGCCCAAGTTGTTTGAAATATTCCCAACACCAGAGGCGCTAAAAGAGGCAGATTATGATGAACTAAACGAATTAATCTCATCATGTAGCATGCACAACACAAAGGCAAAAAACCTGATAGCTATTGCAAAAGCGTTATGCGAATACCACAACTGCAAAGTCCCAGAAAGTTTAGAGGAGCTAACAAAGCTGCCTGGTATCGGCAGAAAAACGGCAAATATCATACTTTCATTTGGCTTTGGAATACCGGCTGTGGGTGTGGATACACATGTATTGAGAATGGCAAACAGATTGGGTATATCAGACTCAAAAAAAGCCGATGTCGTGGAAGAGGAGATAAAACAAAAGATACCGAAAGAGGATTGGATAGTGTTCTATTCCGGATTGATTCTGCATGGAAGACACATATGTAAGGCTAAAAAACCCAACTGTGATGAATGTTTTTTAAACGACATATGCCCAAAGATAGGGGTAAAATGA
- a CDS encoding ABC transporter permease: MNFESFLAFRYIKSSKNKEKFISFSALMSILGIIVGVAALIIVMGVMNGFDNELQRKIVDVNPHVLVKNVSGLFDYNQTIINRINSQKGVKTVSPLLVTQGMISSNNISTGVVINGIDISKEQNIKRYITKGKLKGGVVLGFELSKILGVGVGGNVRIILPFGKTTPFGFAPLSFKEKVVGIFKSGMYDYDSSFVYIPLKELWAKTSLKGKINTIAVELNDPFKANKFTEHLAGVMPFSFYASSWIKLNSNFFTALKLEKFAMFIILMLVVIVAAFNITSSLMMLVMEKTKDIAILRSFGATKKNIKNIFIKQSAIIGAVGVIVGDILGLALSFLLKKYHFIKLPSDVYYITTIPVELSPFMVVAISAVAFLLVVASSLYPAFKASKLNIIEVLRQ; encoded by the coding sequence GTGAACTTTGAAAGCTTTTTAGCTTTTCGATACATAAAATCATCTAAAAACAAAGAAAAGTTTATTTCCTTCTCGGCTTTGATGTCTATTTTAGGCATCATTGTTGGGGTAGCAGCTTTGATCATCGTAATGGGGGTTATGAACGGTTTTGATAATGAACTTCAACGTAAAATCGTTGATGTAAACCCCCATGTGCTTGTAAAAAATGTCTCAGGTCTATTCGATTACAATCAAACCATTATAAATAGGATAAATAGCCAAAAAGGTGTAAAAACTGTATCGCCTCTACTTGTAACCCAGGGAATGATAAGCTCAAACAATATTTCAACCGGCGTTGTAATCAACGGAATAGATATATCAAAAGAGCAAAATATAAAAAGATATATCACAAAAGGCAAACTCAAAGGCGGGGTTGTTTTAGGATTTGAACTCTCAAAAATATTAGGTGTTGGCGTGGGTGGAAATGTACGGATAATCCTGCCATTTGGGAAAACCACTCCGTTTGGATTCGCACCTCTATCATTTAAGGAGAAGGTTGTTGGAATATTTAAAAGTGGCATGTACGATTATGACTCAAGCTTTGTCTATATTCCCTTAAAAGAGCTATGGGCGAAAACAAGTTTAAAAGGCAAGATAAACACTATTGCTGTAGAGCTAAACGATCCCTTCAAAGCAAACAAATTTACAGAGCATCTTGCTGGCGTTATGCCGTTTAGCTTTTATGCATCAAGTTGGATTAAACTAAACAGCAATTTCTTCACTGCCTTAAAGCTTGAAAAATTCGCAATGTTTATAATACTCATGCTAGTAGTCATAGTTGCAGCTTTCAATATAACAAGTTCTCTAATGATGCTTGTTATGGAAAAAACAAAAGATATAGCAATATTAAGGAGTTTTGGAGCAACAAAGAAAAACATAAAAAACATATTCATAAAACAGTCTGCCATTATAGGTGCTGTAGGAGTTATTGTAGGTGATATTTTAGGTCTTGCATTGAGTTTCTTGCTTAAAAAATACCATTTTATAAAACTCCCCAGCGATGTTTATTACATAACCACCATTCCTGTTGAGTTAAGTCCATTTATGGTTGTAGCAATAAGTGCGGTGGCTTTTTTGCTTGTTGTAGCATCAAGCCTTTACCCTGCATTTAAAGCCTCAAAGCTCAATATAATAGAGGTTTTAAGACAATGA
- a CDS encoding ABC transporter ATP-binding protein produces MSIILETKSIKKSFVSGQRTITILNGLNIEIRKGEMVAIMGVSGSGKSTLLHILGLLSEPDEGEIYFLDSKITYKNENKLAFIRNRYIGFVFQFYSLIGELNVVQNIMLPSMINNKPDKKKALELLELVGLGTEKKDKYPSTLSGGELQRVAIARALMVSPALVIADEPTANLDKAASIDIVKTMREINHSTNQTFIIATHSEDVANMCDRILFLSGGLLHEKN; encoded by the coding sequence ATGAGTATAATCTTAGAAACCAAAAGCATAAAAAAGTCATTTGTAAGTGGCCAGAGAACTATAACGATATTAAATGGATTGAACATAGAGATAAGAAAAGGAGAAATGGTAGCTATAATGGGTGTTTCTGGCTCTGGAAAAAGCACACTTTTGCATATCCTGGGCCTTCTAAGCGAACCGGACGAGGGGGAAATATATTTTTTGGATAGTAAAATAACATACAAAAATGAAAATAAGCTTGCCTTTATAAGAAACAGGTATATAGGTTTTGTGTTCCAATTCTACTCATTAATCGGCGAACTAAATGTAGTACAAAACATAATGTTACCATCCATGATAAACAACAAACCAGATAAAAAAAAGGCTTTAGAGTTATTAGAACTCGTTGGGCTGGGTACAGAAAAAAAAGATAAATACCCATCAACTCTATCTGGAGGTGAGCTACAGAGGGTTGCAATAGCCAGAGCACTGATGGTAAGCCCTGCCTTGGTGATAGCCGATGAGCCAACGGCTAATCTTGACAAAGCTGCCTCAATAGATATAGTTAAAACTATGAGGGAAATTAATCATTCGACCAATCAAACATTCATAATAGCTACCCATAGCGAGGATGTTGCGAATATGTGCGATAGGATTCTTTTTTTATCAGGGGGATTATTACATGAAAAAAATTAA
- a CDS encoding HD domain-containing protein: MDVNRVLFELSRLSDSIEGNDTFHQRRVTIIAHSIASELGLEEFGLDLLVKAALIHDIALLNDTSKVETFRQIVYEDFKKLNRHSLLSGRVARFFNLHLDVTTAITLHHTPSNSNSSVLGSILFLADNIEVAYRSLTNPYAFDELFDFLSQKKELFDGEMLTAFEKLSKRDCFWFNLLEENVDKSVLKILDGLKGQKVDDKFKTAVAYFLAYISDNISPFFDGYSILTKNIAISLGYKLDLDIKTLQFASLVSHVGNLIIPFDVFSLPSLDSETYNIIKSHTYQADWMLRGLGFNDEAQIVAMHHENYIKDGYPCRKEPMLESAVVGLSSFVAAMMQDRPYRESLDDEEIKVQIRGFKNKYPDYLLEALVEVDLNRIRKTKDEYYEAVKRLFI, translated from the coding sequence ATGGATGTAAATAGAGTGTTGTTTGAATTGAGTAGGTTATCCGACTCTATTGAAGGTAATGATACTTTTCATCAAAGAAGGGTTACTATAATTGCACACTCCATCGCTTCTGAGCTCGGGCTTGAAGAGTTTGGCTTAGATTTGCTTGTTAAGGCTGCCCTAATTCACGATATAGCCCTTTTAAATGACACCTCCAAGGTTGAAACCTTTAGACAAATTGTTTATGAAGATTTTAAAAAATTAAATAGACATTCCTTACTAAGCGGAAGGGTTGCACGATTCTTTAATTTACATTTGGATGTTACAACGGCTATAACACTACATCATACGCCGAGCAACTCTAATTCCTCTGTTTTAGGTAGTATCTTGTTTTTGGCAGACAATATAGAGGTCGCCTATAGAAGCCTTACAAACCCATACGCATTTGATGAGTTGTTTGATTTTTTATCTCAGAAAAAGGAACTGTTTGATGGTGAGATGTTAACGGCTTTTGAGAAACTTTCAAAAAGGGATTGTTTCTGGTTTAACTTGCTTGAAGAAAATGTAGATAAAAGTGTTTTGAAGATATTGGATGGACTTAAAGGTCAAAAAGTTGATGATAAATTCAAAACAGCAGTAGCGTATTTTCTGGCTTATATAAGCGATAACATTTCCCCATTTTTTGATGGTTATTCGATTTTAACCAAGAATATAGCTATATCTTTGGGTTATAAGCTTGATCTTGACATAAAAACGCTTCAATTTGCCTCGCTTGTATCGCATGTAGGTAATCTTATTATACCGTTTGATGTATTTTCCTTACCGTCTTTGGATAGTGAAACTTACAATATTATAAAGTCTCATACATATCAAGCTGATTGGATGTTAAGGGGATTGGGTTTTAATGATGAGGCTCAAATTGTTGCAATGCACCATGAGAACTATATAAAAGACGGGTATCCCTGCAGAAAAGAGCCTATGCTTGAGTCTGCTGTAGTTGGTCTTTCTTCTTTTGTTGCAGCTATGATGCAGGATAGACCTTATAGGGAATCTTTAGACGATGAAGAGATTAAAGTTCAAATAAGAGGTTTTAAAAATAAATATCCTGACTATTTGCTTGAGGCTTTAGTTGAGGTAGATTTGAATAGAATTAGAAAGACAAAAGATGAGTACTATGAAGCTGTAAAGAGATTATTTATTTGA
- the der gene encoding ribosome biogenesis GTPase Der: MAKVAIVGKPNVGKSTLFNALVKKNKSLILDMPGTTRDRIFEYGKIDDKDVLFIDTGGFETEGEFSQNINEQIKLAIDSSDAVIVVFDLTTPLSIQDEEIFKYVVKSKKPYILTANKSDIKKQEFEYDYYKFGDILKISAAHKRNLNTLKEKLGSLINEVEKRADCLAKIAITGRSNVGKSSLINAILGENRSVVSDKIGTTTDSIDTPFIYNSNCYLLIDTAGIRKKAKTKKAIDKLSSIFSFFAIDRSDICVFLIDAKEGLTSTDKFIIDKIIEKNKGLIIALNKWDLVKNTPFSEYEKLLKEHLPFAWFAEFMPISAIEVKNIGKLLKKIESVEKICSRRIPTHELNEKLHTIIRQNAPFSKKGKEVKLKYITQVDTNPPHFVIFTNRPEDIEENYKRYVRNSMYKLFNFKGCSIKITYRSSKNEPDIGED; this comes from the coding sequence ATGGCTAAGGTTGCAATTGTAGGAAAACCCAACGTGGGCAAATCAACTCTATTCAACGCTTTAGTTAAAAAAAATAAAAGCTTAATTTTGGATATGCCCGGAACAACAAGGGATAGGATATTTGAATACGGAAAAATTGACGATAAAGATGTGCTTTTCATAGATACGGGCGGCTTTGAAACAGAAGGAGAATTCTCCCAAAACATAAACGAACAGATAAAGTTGGCCATAGACTCAAGTGATGCTGTTATAGTAGTATTTGACCTAACAACACCTCTAAGCATCCAAGATGAGGAAATATTTAAATATGTGGTAAAATCAAAGAAACCATATATCTTGACGGCAAACAAAAGCGACATAAAAAAACAAGAATTTGAATACGATTATTACAAATTTGGCGATATTTTGAAGATTTCTGCAGCACACAAAAGAAACTTGAATACATTAAAAGAAAAACTCGGATCTTTAATAAATGAAGTTGAAAAAAGAGCAGACTGCCTCGCAAAAATAGCTATAACAGGAAGATCAAATGTAGGAAAATCGAGCCTAATAAACGCCATTTTAGGAGAAAACAGAAGCGTTGTAAGTGATAAAATAGGCACAACAACAGACAGCATAGACACACCATTTATTTATAACTCAAACTGCTACCTATTAATTGATACAGCAGGAATAAGAAAGAAAGCCAAAACAAAAAAGGCAATAGATAAGCTCTCAAGTATATTCTCTTTCTTTGCTATAGACAGAAGCGATATATGCGTGTTTTTAATCGATGCAAAAGAGGGCTTAACATCAACCGATAAATTTATCATAGATAAAATTATTGAGAAAAATAAAGGATTAATAATAGCTTTAAACAAATGGGATCTTGTAAAAAACACACCGTTTTCAGAGTATGAAAAGCTTCTAAAAGAGCACCTGCCATTTGCTTGGTTTGCAGAATTCATGCCAATAAGCGCAATAGAAGTAAAAAATATAGGTAAACTCCTTAAAAAGATTGAGTCTGTTGAGAAGATATGTTCAAGGCGTATCCCTACGCATGAACTCAACGAAAAACTACATACAATAATAAGGCAAAATGCACCGTTTTCAAAAAAGGGCAAAGAGGTAAAATTAAAATATATAACACAGGTAGATACAAATCCGCCACATTTTGTAATATTCACCAACAGACCCGAGGATATCGAGGAAAACTACAAAAGGTATGTAAGAAACAGTATGTATAAGCTGTTCAACTTCAAAGGTTGCTCCATAAAAATAACCTATAGGAGCTCAAAAAATGAACCAGATATTGGAGAGGATTAA